Proteins co-encoded in one Malus sylvestris chromosome 9, drMalSylv7.2, whole genome shotgun sequence genomic window:
- the LOC126582517 gene encoding uncharacterized protein LOC126582517 isoform X2, with amino-acid sequence MSKDKKDLVDSSENDKLRPDYFGYYTRLVTDLLSKEEDFPPFASQSSGLSQSRGVEVRGKDTIERSYGIPGSLFGNSIGTGLSDFKKERLKSLLRQGVKVLSPEVDEMLGPVIGISRLKSQLKRKQCLARGALPNVDARNTPSKRLKKSSSFSSTSLPALSTPTNPESSRENGVDGHTTETARFVVGAEEPRVDDDLQTLIETDGGQVEETVKKYSDEFSTTLGHMEQQLEKLLDTVMSSCRPMTLGEKHKLGKLIQKLPPKNLDHVAEMIQHRNAAYTNSPDEIRVDLERQSNITLWRLYYYVEAVEKARKLAKYESSGSSLNQG; translated from the exons ATGTCAAAAGATAAAAAGGATTTGGTCGattcaagtgaaaatgataaatTACGACCAGACTACTTTGGTTACTATACACGTCTTGTGACAGACCTGTTATCAAAGGAAGAAGATTTTCCGCCTTTTGCTTCTCAATCCTCTGGCCTATCTCAAAGCAGAGGTGTGGAGGTTAGAGGAAAAGATACGATTGAGCGTAGTTATGGTATTCCTGGTTCTTTATTTGGTAACAGCATAGGAACTGGGCTTTCAGATTTCAAAAAGGAAAGATTGAAGTCATTACTCAGGCAGGGTGTGAAGGTTCTTTCACCAGAAGTTGATGAG ATGCTAGGACCTGTTATAGGTATTAGCCGGTTAAAATCACAGCTGAAGAGAAAACAGTGTCTTGCTAGAGGTGCATTACCCAATGTTGATGCAAGGAATACTCCCTCTAAGAGACTAAAGAAATCTTCCTCGTTCTCTTCAACCAGCCTTCCTGCACTTTCTACTCCTACCAATCCTGAATCTAGCAGAGAG AACGGTGTTGATGGCCACACAACAGAAACAGCTAGGTTTGTAGTTGGTGCAGAGGAGCCAAGG GTTGATGATGATCTGCAGACCCTTATAGAAACCGATGGTGGGCAGGTTGAGGAGACAGTGAAGAAATATTCTGATGAATTTTCTACAACA CTAGGGCACATGGAGCAGCAGCTTGAAAAACTTCTTGATACTGTGATGTCCTCGTGCAG GCCTATGACCCTTGGTGAGAAACACAAGCTTGGAAAACTGATTCAGAAGTTACCACCGAAAAATCTTGACCATGTTGCGGAAATGATCCAGCATAGGAATGCAGCTTATACAAATTCACCTGATGAAATTCGTGTGGATCTTGAAAGACAG AGTAATATAACACTTTGGAGACTGTATTATTATGTTGAAGCAGTCGAGAAAGCTAGAAAGCTCGCCAAGTACGAATCCAGTGGAAGTTCACTGAATCAGGGCTGA
- the LOC126582813 gene encoding glycerol-3-phosphate dehydrogenase [NAD(+)]-like codes for MASPRRRLSSLLYSVSPLLLSRSSYSYSSLFHALPFCPRLSLSSSSMAPELQEENYTTGPAEPPQKTRVTVVGSGNWGSVAAKLIASNTLRLSSFHDEVRMWVFEETLPSGEKLTDAINRNNENVKYLPGIKLGKNVVADPDLENAVNGANMLVFVTPHQFMEGICRRLVGKVKADVEAISLIKGMEVKMEGPCMISTLISDQLGINCCVLMGANIANEIAVEKFSEATVGYREKKEIAQKWVQLFSTSYFIVTPVQDVEGVELCGTLKNVVAIAAGFVDGLEMGNNTKAAIMRIGLREMKAFSKMLFSSVKDTTFFESCGVADLITTCLGGRNRKVAEAFARSEGKRSFDELEAEMLQGQKLQGVSTAKEVYEVLSHRGWLDFFPLFATVHEICIGTLPPTAIVEHSERTPKM; via the exons ATGGCATCTCCGCGCCGACGACTGTCTTCTCTCTTATATTCTGTGtctcctctccttctctctcgcTCCTCCTATTCCTATTCCTCTCTCTTCCACGCATTACCCTTTTGccctcgtctctctctctcctcttcatcCATGGCTCCAGAACTTCAGGAGGAAAATTACACTACTGGCCCTGCTGAACCTCCCCAGAAAACCAGAGTCACCGTCGTAGGCAGTGGCAACTGGGGCAGTGTTGCCGCCAAGCTCATTGCCTCCAACACCCTCAGGCTCTCTTCTTTCCACG ATGAAGTGAGAATGTGGGTGTTTGAGGAAACGTTACCAAGTGGTGAGAAGCTCACAGATGCCATCAACCGCAACAAT GAGAATGTGAAATATCTGCCTGGCATTAAGCTGGGGAAAAATGTTGTTGCAGACCCGGACCTTGAGAATGCAG TGAACGGTGCGAACATGTTGGTGTTTGTTACTCCACATCAATTTATGGAGGGTATATGCAGGAGGCTTGTTGGGAAGGTAAAAGCAGATGTGGAGGCGATTTCCCTCATCAAAGGAATGGAGGTCAAGATGGAAGGCCCATGCATGATCTCGACACTCATCTCAGATCAATTGGGTATTAATTGTTGTGTTCTGATGGGAGCAAACATAGCTAATGAG ATTGCTGTGGAGAAATTTAGTGAAGCCACGGTTGGATacagagagaaaaaagagattGCACAGAAATGGGTTCAACTGTTTAGTACTTCCTACTTCATAGTCACACCT GTCCAAGACGTGGAAGGAGTAGAACTGTGTGGAACCCTGAAAAATGTTGTGGCCATAGCAGCAGGTTTTGTGGACGGATTGGAGATGGGAAATAACACGAAG GCTGCAATTATGAGAATTGGTCTAAGGGAGATGAAGGCATTTTCCAAGATGTTATTTTCATCTGTCAAGGACACCACCTTCTTCGAAAGCTGTGGCGTCGCTGATCTCATCACAACATGCC TGGGAGGAAGAAACAGGAAAGTAGCGGAAGCTTTTGCAAGGAGTGAAGGGAAAAG ATCGTTTGATGAGCTCGAAGCAGAAATGCTGCAGGGTCAAAAATTACAG GGTGTCTCAACCGCAAAAGAGGTCTACGAAGTTTTAAGCCACCGTGGGTGGCTAGATTTCTTCCCACTTTTTGCAACAGTTCATGAGATCTGCATTGGCACTCTTCCTCCAACAGCCATAGTTGAACACAGTGAGCGCACGCCTAAAATGTAG
- the LOC126582815 gene encoding uncharacterized protein LOC126582815, protein MGGVTSSMAAKFAFFPPNPPSYKLITDDHTGLLLLSPFPHRENVEVLKLPTRRGTEVVAIYIRHPLATSTLLYSHGNAADLGQMYELFIELSIHLRVNLMGYDYSGYGQSTGKASEQNTYADIEAAYKCLEECYGTKQEDIILYGQSVGSGPTLDLAARLPQLRAVVLHSPILSGLRVMYPVKRSYWFDIYKNIDKIPLVHCPVLIIHGTADEVVDCSHGKQLWELCKEKYEPLWLKGGNHCDLELYPEYIRHLKKFISTVEKSPSQRYGSRRSTDQFEQPRKSTDVYEVSRKSTDRREKPRKSTDRPEKLKNQFISADKLEKLRVSFDHMERSRRSVDCHEKSRKSIDHQMDRARKSVDRLDRIRTG, encoded by the exons atgGGTGGGGTGACGTCGTCCATGGCGGCCAAGTTTGCCTTTTTCCCACCGAACCCACCTTCCTACAAGCTCATCACAGACGACCACACCGGCCTTCTGCTTCTCAGCCCCTTCCCTCACCGGGAAAACGTGGAGGTTCTGAAACTGCCGACCCGCCGTGGCACTGAGGTTGTGGCCATCTACATTCGCCACCCTTTGGCCACTTCTACTCTGCTCTACTCCCACGGCAACGCCGCCGATCTGGGCCAGATGTACGAGCTCTTCATCGAATTAAGCATCCACCTGCGCGTCAATCTCATGGG GTACGACTATTCGGGGTATGGGCAATCAACTGGAAAG GCAAGTGAGCAGAATACATATGCAGATATTGAAGCTGCATATAAGTGTCTTGAAGAATGCTATGGTACTAAGCAGGAAGATATCATTCTCTATGGCCAATCCGTTGGAAGTGGCCCCACGTTGGATCTTGCTGCTCGGCTGCCTCAGTTAAGAGCTGTTGTCTTGCATAGCCCCATACTTTCTGGTTTAAGGGTCATGTATCCTGTAAAGCGTTCATACTGGTTTGACATTTATAAG AATATCGATAAAATTCCACTGGTCCATTGTCCCGTTCTCATCATTCAT GGGACTGCGGATGAAGTAGTCGATTGTTCTCATGGCAAGCAACTCTGGGAACTGTGTAAAGAGAAATATGAACCACTGTGGCTTAAAGGAGGAAACCACTGTGATTTAGAGCTCTATCCTGAGTATATCAGACATCTCAAGAAGTTCATATCAACCGTTGAGAAGTCTCCTTCCCAGAGATACGGTTCTAGGAGAAGCACAGACCAGTTTGAGCAGCCTCGGAAGAGTACTGATGTTTATGAAGTTTCAAGGAAGAGCACAGATCGAAGGGAGAAACCGAGAAAGAGCACTGATAGGCctgaaaaactaaaaaatcaGTTCATCAGTGCTGATAAACTAGAAAAACTAAGAGTATCTTTTGACCACATGGAAAGGTCGCGGAGAAGCGTGGACTGCCATGAGAAGTCTAGAAAAAGTATCGACCACCAAATGGACAGAGCACGGAAGAGTGTGGATCGATTGGATAGAATACGAACTGGGTAA
- the LOC126634408 gene encoding cytochrome P450 724B1-like isoform X1 encodes MVGLAPILFALLLGLPIFAYILVQIFFVALNDHKKPAKNLPPGSMGWPLFGETLGFLKPHCSNTLGSFLQQHCSRYGKVFKSNLFGSPTIVSCDLELNAFILQNEEKLFQASYPKPIRGILGKHSLLTVTGELHRKLRNIGVSFIATSKSSPDFLHWVQKLSISMMESWNGCEQVFFYKQTKAFTLRLMVNHLLSVKPDEPLASRILQDFETYMTGFVSLPLNILGTAYARAVKARARLSFSVKEIMTERRKGKASGQLRGGEEDFLDVILSKQSLTDEEIVSIVLDIMLGGYETTATLMSLIVYFLGHAPIAFHKLKEEHQTIRENKKDGELLNWEDYKKMDFTDYVIYEGMRCGNVVKFVHRKALVDVKFKEFLIPSGWKVLPIFTGAHMDPDLHENPTEFDPWRWINNFKEMSKKVTVFGGGSRLCPGAELAKVVISFFLHHLILSYRWKTKSDDCPLAYPYVQFRRGLLLEIEPAASDQQEKENKSI; translated from the exons ATGGTTGGCTTAGCCCCTATTTTATTTGCTCTCTTGCTAGGACTACCAATATTTGCTTATATTCTTGTGCAAATATTCTTTGTAGCACTAAATGATCATAAAAAGCCCGCTAAAAACTTGCCTCCTGGAAGCATGGGATGGCCCTTGTTTGGAGAGACCCTTGGCTTCCTTAAACCTCATTGTTCCAACACCCTCGGAAGCTTCTTGCAACAACATTGCTCTAG ATATGGGAAGGTTTTTAAATCGAATCTATTTGGTTCACCAACCATAGTTTCATGCGACCTTGAGCTCAACGCGTTTATTCTCCAGAACGAAGAGAAGCTTTTCCAAGCCAGCTACCCCAAGCCCATCCGTGGCATTCTTGGAAAGCATTCTTTGCTCACTGTCACCGGCGAGCTTCATAGAAAGCTTAGAAACATTGGTGTCAGCTTCATTGCCACCTCTAAGTCCTCGCCGGATTTCCTCCATTGGGTTCAGAAGCTGTCTATCTCAATGATGGAGTCGTGGAATGGCTGCGAACAAGTCTTCTTCTACAAACAAACTAAAGCG TTTACACTCCGTCTAATGGTGAACCACCTTCTGAGCGTTAAACCGGATGAGCCGCTAGCCTCGAGAATATTACAAGACTTTGAAACCTACATGACGGGCTTTGTGTCTTTGCCGTTAAACATTCTGGGAACCGCTTATGCCAGGGCTGTGAAG GCTAGAGCAAGGCTTTCTTTCTCTGTTAAAGAGATTATGacagaaagaagaaaagggaaagCTAGTGGGCAGCTcagaggaggagaagaagactTCTTAGACGTGATACTGTCGAAACAGAGTCTAACGGACGAAGAAATAGTGAGCATTGTGTTGGATATAATGCTCGGAGGCTACGAGACAACAGCGACCCTTATGTCATTGATTGTCTACTTTCTCGGCCATGCGCCAATTGCTTTTCACAAATTAAAG GAAGAACACCAAACGATAAGGGAAAACAAAAAGGATGGGGAATTGTTAAATTGGGAAGATTACAAGAAAATGGATTTTACTGACTAT GTTATATATGAAGGTATGAGGTGTGGGAATGTAGTCAAATTTGTACACAGGAAAGCTCTTGTAGACGTCAAATTTAAAg AATTCCTGATACCATCTGGATGGAAGGTTCTTCCAATTTTTACGGGGGCGCATATGGATCCAGATCTTCATGAGAATCCCACAGAGTTTGATCCTTGGAGATGGATT AATAATTTTAAAGAAATGAGCAAAAAGGTGACAGTGTTTGGTGGTGGATCAAGGCTTTGTCCGGGAGCTGAACTCGCTAAAGTAGTCATTTCATTCTTCCTTCATCATCTTATCCTTAGTTATAG atggaaaacaaaatcAGATGATTGCCCACTTGCTTACCCTTACGTGCAATTTCGGAGAGGTTTGTTATTAGAAATTGAACCAGCTGCATCAGATCAacaagaaaaggaaaacaaatcgATATAA
- the LOC126582518 gene encoding 28 kDa ribonucleoprotein, chloroplastic-like: MASATAALLKPLSSSETCLAAVPPALFALQNQYPILSLPSKPTKLSQISCSFTPSLSSFLSLKHKSLPLLRVAQTSDWAQEEELKEEAESAEEEGAEESSGDGVLAVGEEEYYPEPPEEAKLFVGNLPYDVDSEKLANLFNDAGVVEIAEVIYNRETDQSRGFGFVTMSTVEEAEKAVEMFHRYDIGGRALTVNKAAPRGSRPERPIRTNEPSFRIYVGNLPWQVDDSRLEQVFSEHGNVVSARVVYDRESGRSRGFGFVTFSSETEVDNAIAALDGQSLDGRSIRVNVAEERPRRRSF; encoded by the exons ATGGCTTCTGCAACCGCCGCTCTTCTGAAGCCACTATCAAGCTCCGAAACCTGCCTCGCCGCGGTGCCACCCGCCCTATTCGCCCTCCAAAACCAATACCCAATTCTCTCACTCCCCTCAAAACCCACCAAGCTCTCACAAATCTCCTGCTCCTTCACTCCCTCACTCTCCTcgtttctctctctaaagcaCAAGTCTTTGCCTCTCCTCCGCGTGGCTCAGACCTCCGACTGGGCTCAGGAGGAAGAATTGAAAGAAGAGGCCGAAAGCGCAGAGGAGGAGGGAGCAGAGGAGAGCTCCGGCGACGGAGTTTTGGCGGTCGGAGAAGAGGAATACTATCCCGAGCCGCCGGAGGAGGCCAAGCTCTTTGTGGGTAATTTGCCTTATGACGTTGACAGTGAAAAACTTGCTAATCTTTTCAATGATGCTGGAGTTGTTGAGATTGCTGAG GTGATTTACAACAGGGAAACTGATCAGAGCAGAGGATTTGGGTTTGTGACTATGAGCACTGTTGAAGAAGCTGAGAAGGCTGTGGAGATGTTCCACCGCTAC GATATAGGTGGGAGGGCTTTGACTGTAAACAAGGCTGCTCCTAGAGGGTCACGCCCTGAAAGACCTATTCGAACGAATGAACCTTCATTCAGAATCTATGTTGGTAATCTGCCGTGGCAAGTGGATGATTCTCGTTTGGAGCAGGTTTTCAGTGAACATGGAAACGTGGTCAGTGCCAGGGTAGTTTATGACCGGGAATCAGGGCGTTCACGTGGGTTTGGGTTCGTTACATTCTCTAGCGAGACAGAAGTGGACAATGCCATTGCTGCCCTTGATGGACAG AGTTTGGATGGCAGATCAATCCGAGTAAACGTTGCTGAAGAGCGACCAAGGCGTCGTTCATTTTGA
- the LOC126634112 gene encoding uncharacterized protein LOC126634112: MVTIHPNLKPWHPFLTSNYKIKPFLLPSTISCTSSSENNETSKQSSSSAGKIKRLVLPQEGRTKLNTYPDRDFYAYPRFVTHVDDGFIATLTNFYRQRLRPGSEILDLMSSWISHLPKEVEYKKVVGHGLNAQELAKNPRLDYFFVKDLNQDQKLELESCSFDAVLCTVSVQYLQQPEKVFAEVFRVLRPGGVFIVSFSNRLFYEKAIGAWRDGTAYSRTQLVVQYFQSVEGFTQAEVIKKLPDANGGGGSQSKSPLGWFMGFLGLLSGSDPFYAVVAYKNFKPVYE; the protein is encoded by the exons ATGGTCACAATTCATCCAAACCTCAAACCATGGCATCCATTTCTTACAAGCAACTATAAGATCAAACCTTTCCTACTTCCATCAACAATCTCCTGCACTTCTTCAAGTGAAAACAATGAAACCAGTAAACAATCTTCATCCTCAGCTGGCAAGATCAAACGTCTTGTTCTTCCCCAAGAGGGCAGAACAAAACTCAACACTTATCCGGACAGAGACTTCTACGCTTATCCGCGATTTGTGACGCATGTCGATGACGGCTTCATTGCCACACTGACCAATTTCTACAGGCAGAGGCTGAGGCCTGGCTCAGAGATTCTTGATCTTATGAGTTCGTGGATCAGCCATTTGCCGAAAGAAGTTGAGTACAAGAAAGTTGTGGGACATGGGCTCAATGCACAGGAGCTTGCCAAGAACCCTAGGTTGGATTACTTTTTTGTCAAGGATCTGAACCAGGATCAGAAGCTTGAGTTGGAGAGCTGCAGTTTTGATGCAGTGTTGTGTACAGTCAGTGTGCAGTATCTTCAACAGCCTGAGAAG GTGTTTGCAGAGGTTTTTAGGGTTCTGAGGCCAGGAGGGGTGTTTATTGTTAGCTTTAGCAATCGGTTGTTCTATGAGAAAGCCATTGGGGCATGGAGAGATGGGACTGCGTACAGCAGGACGCAGTTGGTTGTGCAGTACTTCCAATCTGTGGAAGGTTTCACACAAGCTGAAGTAATTAAGAAATTACCAGATgctaatggtggtggtggttcacAAAGCAAATCACCACTCGGTTGGTTCATGGGCTTCCTGGGGTTGCTGTCTGGTTCAGATCCATTTTATGCAGTGGTAGCTTACAAGAACTTCAAACCTGTATATGAATga
- the LOC126634408 gene encoding cytochrome P450 724B1-like isoform X2 produces the protein MVGLAPILFALLLGLPIFAYILVQIFFVALNDHKKPAKNLPPGSMGWPLFGETLGFLKPHCSNTLGSFLQQHCSRYGKVFKSNLFGSPTIVSCDLELNAFILQNEEKLFQASYPKPIRGILGKHSLLTVTGELHRKLRNIGVSFIATSKSSPDFLHWVQKLSISMMESWNGCEQVFFYKQTKAFTLRLMVNHLLSVKPDEPLASRILQDFETYMTGFVSLPLNILGTAYARAVKARARLSFSVKEIMTERRKGKASGQLRGGEEDFLDVILSKQSLTDEEIVSIVLDIMLGGYETTATLMSLIVYFLGHAPIAFHKLKVIYEGMRCGNVVKFVHRKALVDVKFKEFLIPSGWKVLPIFTGAHMDPDLHENPTEFDPWRWINNFKEMSKKVTVFGGGSRLCPGAELAKVVISFFLHHLILSYRWKTKSDDCPLAYPYVQFRRGLLLEIEPAASDQQEKENKSI, from the exons ATGGTTGGCTTAGCCCCTATTTTATTTGCTCTCTTGCTAGGACTACCAATATTTGCTTATATTCTTGTGCAAATATTCTTTGTAGCACTAAATGATCATAAAAAGCCCGCTAAAAACTTGCCTCCTGGAAGCATGGGATGGCCCTTGTTTGGAGAGACCCTTGGCTTCCTTAAACCTCATTGTTCCAACACCCTCGGAAGCTTCTTGCAACAACATTGCTCTAG ATATGGGAAGGTTTTTAAATCGAATCTATTTGGTTCACCAACCATAGTTTCATGCGACCTTGAGCTCAACGCGTTTATTCTCCAGAACGAAGAGAAGCTTTTCCAAGCCAGCTACCCCAAGCCCATCCGTGGCATTCTTGGAAAGCATTCTTTGCTCACTGTCACCGGCGAGCTTCATAGAAAGCTTAGAAACATTGGTGTCAGCTTCATTGCCACCTCTAAGTCCTCGCCGGATTTCCTCCATTGGGTTCAGAAGCTGTCTATCTCAATGATGGAGTCGTGGAATGGCTGCGAACAAGTCTTCTTCTACAAACAAACTAAAGCG TTTACACTCCGTCTAATGGTGAACCACCTTCTGAGCGTTAAACCGGATGAGCCGCTAGCCTCGAGAATATTACAAGACTTTGAAACCTACATGACGGGCTTTGTGTCTTTGCCGTTAAACATTCTGGGAACCGCTTATGCCAGGGCTGTGAAG GCTAGAGCAAGGCTTTCTTTCTCTGTTAAAGAGATTATGacagaaagaagaaaagggaaagCTAGTGGGCAGCTcagaggaggagaagaagactTCTTAGACGTGATACTGTCGAAACAGAGTCTAACGGACGAAGAAATAGTGAGCATTGTGTTGGATATAATGCTCGGAGGCTACGAGACAACAGCGACCCTTATGTCATTGATTGTCTACTTTCTCGGCCATGCGCCAATTGCTTTTCACAAATTAAAG GTTATATATGAAGGTATGAGGTGTGGGAATGTAGTCAAATTTGTACACAGGAAAGCTCTTGTAGACGTCAAATTTAAAg AATTCCTGATACCATCTGGATGGAAGGTTCTTCCAATTTTTACGGGGGCGCATATGGATCCAGATCTTCATGAGAATCCCACAGAGTTTGATCCTTGGAGATGGATT AATAATTTTAAAGAAATGAGCAAAAAGGTGACAGTGTTTGGTGGTGGATCAAGGCTTTGTCCGGGAGCTGAACTCGCTAAAGTAGTCATTTCATTCTTCCTTCATCATCTTATCCTTAGTTATAG atggaaaacaaaatcAGATGATTGCCCACTTGCTTACCCTTACGTGCAATTTCGGAGAGGTTTGTTATTAGAAATTGAACCAGCTGCATCAGATCAacaagaaaaggaaaacaaatcgATATAA
- the LOC126582517 gene encoding uncharacterized protein LOC126582517 isoform X1, translated as MRPRILASENQCQKWSTHCIFVVMSKDKKDLVDSSENDKLRPDYFGYYTRLVTDLLSKEEDFPPFASQSSGLSQSRGVEVRGKDTIERSYGIPGSLFGNSIGTGLSDFKKERLKSLLRQGVKVLSPEVDEMLGPVIGISRLKSQLKRKQCLARGALPNVDARNTPSKRLKKSSSFSSTSLPALSTPTNPESSRENGVDGHTTETARFVVGAEEPRVDDDLQTLIETDGGQVEETVKKYSDEFSTTLGHMEQQLEKLLDTVMSSCRPMTLGEKHKLGKLIQKLPPKNLDHVAEMIQHRNAAYTNSPDEIRVDLERQSNITLWRLYYYVEAVEKARKLAKYESSGSSLNQG; from the exons ATGAGACCCAGAATCCTTGCATCTGAAAATCAATGTCAGAAATGGAGTACTCA CTGCATTTTTGTTGTTATGTCAAAAGATAAAAAGGATTTGGTCGattcaagtgaaaatgataaatTACGACCAGACTACTTTGGTTACTATACACGTCTTGTGACAGACCTGTTATCAAAGGAAGAAGATTTTCCGCCTTTTGCTTCTCAATCCTCTGGCCTATCTCAAAGCAGAGGTGTGGAGGTTAGAGGAAAAGATACGATTGAGCGTAGTTATGGTATTCCTGGTTCTTTATTTGGTAACAGCATAGGAACTGGGCTTTCAGATTTCAAAAAGGAAAGATTGAAGTCATTACTCAGGCAGGGTGTGAAGGTTCTTTCACCAGAAGTTGATGAG ATGCTAGGACCTGTTATAGGTATTAGCCGGTTAAAATCACAGCTGAAGAGAAAACAGTGTCTTGCTAGAGGTGCATTACCCAATGTTGATGCAAGGAATACTCCCTCTAAGAGACTAAAGAAATCTTCCTCGTTCTCTTCAACCAGCCTTCCTGCACTTTCTACTCCTACCAATCCTGAATCTAGCAGAGAG AACGGTGTTGATGGCCACACAACAGAAACAGCTAGGTTTGTAGTTGGTGCAGAGGAGCCAAGG GTTGATGATGATCTGCAGACCCTTATAGAAACCGATGGTGGGCAGGTTGAGGAGACAGTGAAGAAATATTCTGATGAATTTTCTACAACA CTAGGGCACATGGAGCAGCAGCTTGAAAAACTTCTTGATACTGTGATGTCCTCGTGCAG GCCTATGACCCTTGGTGAGAAACACAAGCTTGGAAAACTGATTCAGAAGTTACCACCGAAAAATCTTGACCATGTTGCGGAAATGATCCAGCATAGGAATGCAGCTTATACAAATTCACCTGATGAAATTCGTGTGGATCTTGAAAGACAG AGTAATATAACACTTTGGAGACTGTATTATTATGTTGAAGCAGTCGAGAAAGCTAGAAAGCTCGCCAAGTACGAATCCAGTGGAAGTTCACTGAATCAGGGCTGA